From Arcticibacter tournemirensis, one genomic window encodes:
- a CDS encoding RagB/SusD family nutrient uptake outer membrane protein → MRKIFNIWVLVAALLFAFSSCVKDLDTKPLTDNILLPETAWRDQDSYEQFVSKIYAGLSLSGNEGPAGQPDITADDQGEATFLRSYWNLQELCTDEVLGAWDNETLRGLQFCQWTSSNNFLLLNYTRIYMNVAYANEFLRETTDSKLEERGVPADLKNQIKTYRAEVRALRALNYYCLMDLYANVPYIPEEAGVGAYLPEQKDRKFFFSFIESELKDAEAGLPPNTKANYGKLTSAAAWMILAKLYLNAEVYIGQNKYTECLQYVNKVLAAGYSLDPAYKNMFGADNYKSPEIIFPLVFDGRRATTYGGTTFLLAASYKSDMNPADNFGFSQAWSGIRAKESLSARFANNDKRALFWKEGRTLETTQWYDFNKGWSVIKYTNINSDGQKGSNPVFADTDFPFFRLADAYLMYAEAVLRGGQGGTREQARTLVNALRDRADADDVSDTQFTLSFILDERSRELYWEGHRRSDLIRFGKFTREYSWPWKNGVFTGVPTIDDKYNLYPLPALELTANPKLAQNKGY, encoded by the coding sequence ATGAGAAAGATTTTTAATATATGGGTGCTGGTAGCCGCATTGCTGTTCGCTTTTTCGTCATGTGTGAAAGATTTAGATACGAAGCCATTAACCGACAATATATTGCTTCCCGAGACTGCGTGGCGGGATCAGGACTCGTACGAACAATTTGTTTCCAAAATATATGCAGGTTTGTCATTGTCGGGAAACGAAGGCCCTGCGGGCCAGCCTGATATCACAGCAGACGATCAGGGTGAAGCCACCTTTCTAAGAAGTTACTGGAACTTACAGGAACTTTGCACGGATGAAGTTCTGGGGGCCTGGGATAATGAAACTCTTCGGGGATTACAGTTTTGTCAATGGACATCCAGTAATAATTTCCTGCTGCTCAACTATACACGCATTTATATGAACGTTGCGTATGCAAACGAGTTTTTACGCGAAACAACCGATAGCAAACTCGAGGAGCGTGGGGTGCCAGCTGATTTAAAGAATCAGATAAAAACCTACCGGGCCGAAGTTCGCGCTTTGCGTGCGCTGAATTATTACTGCCTGATGGACCTTTATGCGAATGTTCCCTATATTCCTGAAGAAGCGGGCGTAGGGGCCTATCTGCCTGAACAGAAAGATCGTAAGTTCTTTTTCTCTTTCATTGAGTCGGAGCTCAAAGATGCTGAGGCCGGACTTCCTCCTAATACGAAAGCAAATTACGGAAAGTTAACTAGTGCTGCTGCCTGGATGATCCTGGCAAAGCTATATCTGAATGCTGAGGTGTATATTGGTCAGAATAAATATACTGAATGCCTGCAGTACGTGAATAAGGTGCTTGCTGCCGGTTATTCTCTTGACCCAGCTTATAAGAACATGTTCGGGGCTGATAACTATAAGTCGCCCGAGATCATTTTCCCTTTAGTATTTGATGGGCGAAGAGCCACAACCTATGGAGGGACGACGTTTCTTCTTGCCGCATCATATAAATCAGACATGAATCCCGCCGACAATTTCGGCTTTTCACAGGCATGGTCAGGTATACGGGCGAAAGAGTCGTTATCGGCACGGTTTGCAAATAACGATAAAAGAGCTTTGTTCTGGAAAGAAGGACGTACACTTGAGACTACACAATGGTACGATTTCAACAAAGGCTGGTCGGTGATTAAGTATACTAACATCAATAGTGACGGTCAAAAGGGATCGAATCCTGTATTTGCCGACACCGACTTTCCATTCTTCCGTCTGGCCGACGCCTACCTGATGTACGCGGAAGCAGTATTAAGAGGAGGGCAGGGTGGCACTCGGGAGCAGGCAAGAACGCTGGTAAATGCATTACGGGATAGGGCAGATGCTGACGACGTAAGTGATACTCAGTTCACACTTTCTTTTATTCTTGATGAGCGTTCACGGGAACTGTACTGGGAAGGCCACCGTCGAAGCGATCTGATCCGTTTTGGCAAGTTTACCCGTGAGTATTCATGGCCATGGAAAAATGGAGTCTTTACCGGTGTTCCTACCATCGATGATAAATATAACCTGTACCCCTTGCCTGCATTAGAGCTGACTGCCAATCCGAAGCTTGCTCAGAATAAAGGATATTAA
- a CDS encoding SusF/SusE family outer membrane protein, which produces MLGKESNEVQNLSLRVKIKTAVADSVYSEPVTLVVRPYIYVEPPVVPDAPKFIYIIGDMNQWNPNNRDFIMFRDNNDGADGKYTYTGNFGTGVYLKFCAEEFLGGFANMYCAADGGKLEFGDTGAFYIAGYKTVTIDIINMTWKIEPYDAGNAKNYDIVGPIGGFCNWDNEPAMTPSAFDKHQWRINQAFTGSTACKFRGDRNWTNNWGGGELDIPFGKAVFDGPGATVQEAGTYTIYFNDLTGHYVIKKDN; this is translated from the coding sequence TTGCTTGGAAAAGAAAGTAACGAGGTGCAGAACCTGAGTTTGCGGGTAAAGATTAAAACGGCGGTCGCAGATTCTGTTTATTCTGAACCTGTTACACTTGTTGTAAGGCCTTATATTTATGTTGAGCCGCCAGTTGTTCCTGACGCTCCTAAATTTATTTACATCATAGGTGACATGAATCAGTGGAACCCGAACAACCGTGATTTTATTATGTTTCGGGACAACAACGATGGTGCCGACGGCAAATATACCTATACAGGTAATTTCGGCACAGGGGTCTACCTGAAATTCTGCGCTGAAGAATTTCTAGGCGGATTTGCCAATATGTATTGCGCAGCTGATGGCGGTAAACTTGAATTCGGCGACACCGGTGCTTTTTATATCGCTGGCTACAAAACCGTTACAATAGATATAATCAATATGACCTGGAAGATTGAGCCATATGATGCCGGCAATGCGAAAAATTACGACATTGTTGGTCCGATTGGAGGATTTTGCAACTGGGATAACGAACCAGCCATGACCCCTTCTGCATTCGATAAACATCAGTGGCGTATCAACCAGGCTTTCACAGGCTCAACAGCATGTAAATTCAGAGGCGACAGGAACTGGACCAATAACTGGGGCGGAGGCGAATTGGATATTCCTTTTGGAAAAGCCGTGTTCGACGGTCCGGGAGCAACTGTTCAGGAAGCGGGAACATACACTATCTATTTTAATGACCTCACTGGACATTATGTTATTAAAAAAGACAATTAA
- a CDS encoding SusC/RagA family TonB-linked outer membrane protein, with product MRTNVLCLFCMLLIVTSVQAQHTVQGIVKDASGEPVIGASVIVKGTRTGASTNAEGFYKLNNVSINSALVFSFIGYVTKEVVYKGQSQLNVTLTEDAKMLEDVVVIGYGQVRKGDATGSISAVKADASVRGLAPNAQDMLVGKVAGVSITSEGGSPSSGAAIRIRGGSSLSASNDPLIVVDGIFIDNQGLGGVGNILSTINPTDIESFTVLKDASATAIYGSRASNGVILITTKKGTAGKTRIAYDGNVSVSSPKKNIDVLTAGDFRSFIDREYSQLSTYDELKGKLGSSNTSWQDEIFRTTLNNEHNISIYGSAGKKLPYRASAGYTDLQGILETSVMKRTTGSVSLSPSLFDDHLKMTLNGRGMYAYNRFANQASIGAAINMDPTQPVYDPASKFGGYFTWLTGGIPNQVATVNPVSMLTMNRDISDVYNFVGNAQFDYKLHSLPDLHFNLNVGMDYSNSDGFRYIPADAPSDYNYGGYDSDWTQKRRNETLDFYTQYFHNLDALDSKFDIMAGYSWQHYRRSGDNIAYRISRLDEQGNPLLVSTSDYDTEHYIVSFFGRLNYSVKEKYLLTFTLRDDGSSRFSKKNRWALFPSLGLAWRIKDESFLKNSTTISNLKLRLGWGMTGQQDINQGDYPYLGTYQHSIGAEASYLRGYNNGEPVWVSLLRPGAFNPDLKWESTETYNAGIDYGLFNNRLEGAIDVYHRKTKDLINAKTKIAAGTNFSEYVAANIGNLENTGFELSANAHVIDRKNLKWDFAGNIAYNKNELTKLTNSDDPNALRQEGMLVQKVGSPVNSFYVYEQIYDDQAKPIEGLYRDRNGDGLINEQDLHVYKNAAPDFNFGLNSKLTWRSWDFTIAGHGSLGKYNYNAIAANNAAISSTSVFANEFLTNRVTSALSTRFQTGQPQSDYYIQDASFFRIDNIVLGYSFKKLKNLPFGGRVYGTVQNPLVFTKYSELDPEVFGGIDNNVYPRPFTVMLGVNLNF from the coding sequence ATGAGAACAAATGTACTCTGCCTTTTTTGCATGTTGCTGATCGTGACCAGTGTTCAGGCTCAGCACACTGTACAGGGAATTGTAAAGGATGCATCAGGAGAACCCGTTATCGGAGCATCTGTTATAGTAAAAGGCACCAGGACAGGCGCTTCGACTAATGCGGAGGGCTTTTACAAGCTAAATAATGTCAGTATAAATTCCGCCCTTGTATTCTCTTTTATTGGTTATGTAACCAAAGAGGTTGTTTACAAAGGGCAGTCACAACTGAATGTTACGCTTACTGAAGACGCGAAGATGCTGGAGGACGTAGTGGTAATAGGGTACGGACAAGTCCGTAAAGGAGACGCTACAGGCTCTATTTCGGCAGTAAAGGCTGACGCCTCGGTGAGAGGGCTGGCGCCCAATGCACAGGATATGCTTGTAGGTAAGGTAGCAGGCGTAAGTATCACCAGTGAAGGGGGCTCCCCGAGCAGTGGTGCCGCAATCCGTATTCGCGGGGGTTCTTCCTTGTCGGCCAGTAACGATCCGCTGATCGTTGTAGATGGGATATTTATTGACAACCAGGGACTCGGTGGTGTTGGGAATATTCTCAGCACGATCAATCCAACAGACATCGAATCATTTACAGTTTTAAAAGATGCTTCTGCTACAGCCATTTATGGATCCAGGGCATCAAACGGCGTTATTCTCATTACCACTAAAAAAGGAACCGCCGGGAAAACACGTATAGCGTATGATGGAAACGTTTCGGTAAGTAGTCCCAAAAAGAACATCGACGTATTGACGGCCGGTGACTTTCGTAGCTTTATAGACAGAGAATATTCACAGCTCTCCACATATGACGAGCTGAAAGGAAAGTTAGGGAGCAGCAACACTAGTTGGCAGGACGAGATTTTCAGGACTACGTTAAACAATGAACATAATATCAGTATTTACGGTTCAGCCGGCAAAAAGCTGCCTTACAGGGCGTCGGCTGGCTATACAGATCTGCAGGGAATTCTTGAGACCTCTGTGATGAAACGTACTACCGGCAGTGTTTCATTGTCGCCGTCGTTATTTGACGACCACTTGAAGATGACGTTAAATGGTAGGGGAATGTATGCATATAATCGGTTTGCAAATCAGGCGTCTATCGGGGCTGCCATAAACATGGATCCTACACAACCGGTGTACGATCCTGCCAGTAAATTCGGCGGATATTTTACCTGGCTTACAGGGGGCATTCCGAATCAGGTTGCTACAGTCAACCCTGTTTCAATGTTAACGATGAACAGGGATATATCTGATGTGTACAACTTCGTTGGAAATGCACAGTTTGACTATAAATTGCACTCGCTTCCCGACCTTCATTTTAACCTTAACGTGGGAATGGATTACTCAAATAGCGACGGATTCAGATATATTCCGGCTGACGCACCGTCTGACTATAACTACGGAGGGTATGACTCTGACTGGACCCAGAAACGAAGAAACGAAACACTTGACTTTTATACGCAGTACTTTCATAATCTCGACGCCCTCGACAGCAAATTCGATATAATGGCGGGCTACTCCTGGCAGCACTACAGGCGGTCGGGGGATAATATCGCGTATCGTATTTCCCGTCTTGATGAGCAGGGAAACCCCTTGCTTGTAAGCACCAGTGACTATGATACCGAACATTATATAGTTTCCTTTTTCGGACGACTCAATTATAGTGTGAAAGAAAAGTACCTGCTTACCTTTACTCTAAGAGATGATGGATCATCACGCTTTAGCAAGAAAAACCGATGGGCCCTGTTTCCATCTCTGGGGCTAGCATGGCGAATAAAAGACGAAAGCTTCCTCAAAAATTCAACGACCATAAGTAATCTGAAGCTGAGACTGGGTTGGGGAATGACCGGACAGCAGGATATTAATCAGGGCGACTATCCTTATCTCGGAACTTACCAGCACAGTATTGGCGCTGAAGCAAGCTATTTACGCGGTTACAATAATGGGGAACCTGTTTGGGTCTCTCTCCTCAGACCGGGCGCCTTTAATCCGGATCTGAAGTGGGAGTCGACAGAAACGTACAACGCTGGAATAGATTACGGATTATTCAATAACCGCCTTGAGGGAGCCATTGATGTATATCACAGGAAAACAAAAGATTTGATCAATGCTAAAACGAAGATTGCTGCCGGTACCAATTTCAGCGAATATGTTGCTGCTAACATCGGGAATCTCGAAAACACAGGGTTCGAATTATCAGCTAATGCACATGTTATTGACAGAAAGAACCTTAAGTGGGACTTTGCGGGAAATATTGCTTATAATAAAAACGAGCTTACAAAGCTCACCAACTCAGACGATCCGAATGCTTTGCGTCAGGAAGGCATGCTTGTACAGAAGGTAGGAAGTCCGGTAAATTCATTTTATGTGTATGAGCAGATCTATGATGACCAGGCCAAACCTATTGAAGGATTATACCGTGATCGCAATGGTGATGGATTGATTAACGAGCAGGACCTGCATGTTTACAAGAATGCGGCACCTGACTTTAATTTCGGGTTAAACTCGAAACTAACCTGGAGGTCCTGGGACTTTACTATTGCAGGGCACGGTAGTCTGGGCAAATATAATTATAATGCCATTGCAGCTAATAATGCCGCAATCAGTTCTACGTCGGTATTTGCAAACGAATTTCTTACAAACAGGGTTACCAGTGCTTTATCAACACGCTTTCAGACTGGACAGCCACAATCGGATTACTACATACAGGACGCTTCGTTTTTCCGGATAGACAATATTGTTTTGGGATATTCCTTCAAAAAGCTGAAAAACCTGCCTTTCGGAGGACGAGTTTATGGTACTGTTCAGAACCCACTGGTATTCACGAAGTACAGTGAACTTGATCCCGAAGTGTTCGGCGGCATAGATAATAACGTATATCCCCGCCCTTTTACTGTCATGCTTGGTGTTAATCTCAACTTTTAA
- a CDS encoding glycoside hydrolase family 97 protein: MKYFLICFLFVHLIILTSFADEKPETLRSPNGQIVVTAGLEKGRIYYSVKKGGLAILNKSFLGFRLKEGNFDSGFKILSAERSSSDESWNKPWGEELAVRDNYRQLILCLQESDGLKRKLNVVFRTYNDGFAFRYEFPEQENLKDFIIMDELTEFALAGEHTAWSIPYKTEFYEGLYKPSAISALDTVCTPLTMETKKGLYLSIHEANLTDYAGMNLFPVNKTPLLRTFLTPWSTGEKVFVSGVRHSPWRMMIIAQSPSDLLLSRMLLNLNEPSRLGDISWIKPGRYIGIWWGMHMKKHTWEAGPLHGATTENTKKYIDFAAKYGFSGVLVEGWNKGWEDWKSFEFTQPYPDFDIAEITSYAAKKNVKLIGHHETGGNTRNYEGQMDTAFAYYQKYGVDAVKTGYVGGMLDGKERHSSQYGVRHYRKVIETAALHKIMIDNHEPVMPTGLQRTFPNLMTQEGVRGQEWDAWSKDGGNPPEHTTIIPFTRGLAGPMDFTPGTFNFTNTALPGTRVHTTLAKQLALFVVLYSPLQMASDMIENYEDKPGFEFITSCPVNWAKTLIPAAKIGEYVTIARKDRTSESWFVGSITNASPRNMVLHLTFLDGNAKYKAKIFRDGKEADYKTNPYPLDIEEMEVTSESILRLHLAPGGGAAMIFTKLTADGQ; this comes from the coding sequence ATGAAGTACTTCTTAATTTGTTTCTTATTTGTACATCTGATTATCTTAACCTCCTTTGCCGATGAAAAGCCGGAAACGCTTCGCTCGCCTAACGGGCAGATCGTAGTGACGGCAGGACTTGAAAAGGGCAGGATATATTATTCTGTGAAAAAGGGGGGGCTTGCAATCCTGAATAAGTCATTTTTGGGCTTCCGTTTGAAAGAAGGAAACTTTGACAGTGGTTTTAAAATACTAAGCGCAGAGAGAAGTTCTTCTGATGAAAGCTGGAATAAGCCCTGGGGGGAAGAACTGGCTGTCAGAGATAATTATCGTCAGCTCATCTTGTGCCTGCAGGAGTCCGACGGATTAAAAAGGAAATTGAACGTCGTTTTCAGAACGTATAACGACGGCTTTGCATTCAGGTACGAGTTCCCCGAACAGGAAAACCTGAAAGATTTTATAATTATGGACGAGTTGACAGAGTTTGCATTGGCAGGGGAACATACAGCCTGGTCGATACCTTATAAAACGGAATTTTACGAAGGCCTTTATAAACCGTCTGCAATAAGTGCACTCGATACTGTTTGTACTCCACTGACTATGGAAACAAAGAAAGGTCTATATCTGTCAATTCACGAAGCAAATCTCACCGATTACGCTGGCATGAATCTCTTTCCGGTCAACAAAACGCCCCTTTTAAGAACTTTTCTGACACCCTGGTCTACCGGGGAGAAAGTGTTTGTGAGCGGCGTGCGGCATAGCCCCTGGAGAATGATGATCATTGCACAATCTCCATCCGACTTACTTCTGTCGCGGATGCTGCTCAACCTAAATGAGCCAAGCCGTTTGGGAGATATATCCTGGATTAAACCAGGGCGCTATATTGGCATCTGGTGGGGAATGCATATGAAAAAGCATACCTGGGAGGCCGGGCCGCTGCACGGCGCTACAACAGAAAATACAAAAAAGTATATTGATTTTGCAGCAAAGTATGGCTTCTCAGGAGTGCTGGTGGAAGGATGGAACAAAGGATGGGAAGACTGGAAGTCATTTGAATTTACTCAGCCTTATCCAGATTTTGACATAGCTGAAATCACATCGTATGCAGCAAAAAAGAATGTGAAGCTGATTGGCCATCATGAAACGGGTGGTAATACCCGAAACTACGAAGGTCAGATGGATACAGCGTTCGCCTATTATCAGAAGTACGGCGTTGATGCTGTAAAGACAGGTTATGTGGGCGGCATGCTCGACGGCAAGGAGAGACACAGCAGTCAGTACGGGGTAAGGCACTACAGAAAGGTGATAGAGACAGCTGCACTTCATAAAATCATGATAGACAACCATGAGCCGGTGATGCCTACCGGCCTTCAGCGAACCTTTCCCAACCTGATGACCCAGGAGGGCGTGAGAGGCCAGGAGTGGGATGCATGGTCGAAGGACGGTGGTAACCCGCCGGAACATACAACGATTATTCCATTTACCCGTGGACTGGCGGGGCCGATGGACTTTACTCCCGGGACTTTCAACTTTACGAATACTGCATTACCTGGAACGCGTGTGCACACAACCCTGGCTAAGCAACTTGCTTTATTTGTGGTTCTCTATAGTCCGCTGCAAATGGCGTCAGACATGATCGAAAATTATGAAGATAAACCAGGATTCGAATTTATCACCTCATGTCCGGTGAACTGGGCTAAAACCTTGATACCTGCTGCTAAGATTGGAGAATATGTAACGATAGCACGTAAAGACCGGACTTCTGAAAGCTGGTTTGTAGGTAGCATCACCAATGCCAGCCCCCGTAACATGGTTTTGCACCTTACCTTTCTTGATGGCAATGCAAAGTATAAGGCGAAGATATTTAGAGACGGCAAGGAGGCCGACTATAAGACGAACCCATATCCCCTTGATATCGAAGAAATGGAAGTTACTTCAGAATCGATACTTAGGTTGCACCTCGCACCAGGCGGAGGCGCGGCCATGATTTTTACGAAGCTGACAGCAGACGGGCAATAA
- a CDS encoding SusE domain-containing protein: MKLTRYILMGMILLAVFTSCKKDQSPVLTHSEPSVLDNLPSQNYVLAEPVEDTNPLLLTVTWTETQFYLDGSTSPQPLGPVNYTLQIDKKGNAFANPQVVAATNGLSANIFVSDMNLLLLQSFGAKPGESIDMEMRIVADYGKNLARIAISGNTLPLTITPYAATPKMQMMYLRILGDTHGEYPSGTRLVMYRNSSNPNDETYTFTGRLAAGTSFKFIPEESLGTNKSYCRKDESTLVYEDRADGAFTNTNEGYVTINVNLKDMTYSIAPFDASSARVYTTMGPIGGFCGWDNEPPMTVSSYDPHQWTLVYEFAVSTACKFRGNRDWGNNWGGGADDFPFGKGVFDGPGANVAKPGKYRIHFNDLTGHYIILLQK, from the coding sequence ATGAAATTAACTAGATACATACTGATGGGCATGATTCTTCTTGCTGTATTTACTTCATGCAAGAAGGATCAATCTCCCGTGCTCACACATTCGGAACCCAGCGTTCTAGATAACCTTCCTTCGCAGAACTATGTATTGGCAGAACCTGTAGAGGATACCAATCCTCTGCTGCTTACAGTTACCTGGACAGAAACTCAGTTTTACCTCGATGGGAGTACAAGTCCGCAGCCTCTTGGCCCTGTAAATTATACGCTGCAAATTGATAAAAAAGGGAATGCTTTTGCTAATCCCCAGGTAGTGGCTGCTACCAACGGACTTTCGGCCAACATCTTTGTAAGTGATATGAATCTCTTGCTCCTGCAGAGCTTCGGGGCCAAGCCGGGAGAATCTATAGATATGGAGATGCGAATCGTTGCCGATTACGGAAAGAATCTGGCCCGCATAGCTATATCGGGAAACACCTTGCCACTGACGATTACACCATATGCGGCCACTCCAAAGATGCAGATGATGTACCTGCGGATCCTTGGAGATACTCATGGGGAGTATCCTTCAGGGACGAGACTTGTTATGTATCGCAATAGCAGCAATCCGAATGACGAGACGTATACATTTACCGGGCGGCTGGCCGCAGGGACCAGCTTCAAGTTTATCCCCGAAGAATCACTGGGTACAAACAAGTCATACTGCCGAAAGGATGAAAGCACCCTCGTTTATGAAGACCGGGCAGACGGAGCATTTACCAATACAAATGAGGGATATGTGACAATTAATGTGAACCTCAAAGACATGACTTATTCTATCGCCCCATTCGACGCGTCTTCTGCACGGGTTTATACAACAATGGGACCTATCGGAGGATTTTGCGGATGGGATAATGAACCCCCTATGACCGTGTCGTCTTATGATCCCCACCAATGGACGTTGGTGTACGAGTTTGCCGTATCTACGGCCTGTAAGTTCAGAGGCAACAGAGACTGGGGCAACAACTGGGGTGGGGGCGCTGACGACTTTCCATTTGGAAAGGGTGTGTTTGACGGACCGGGAGCAAATGTGGCCAAGCCGGGTAAATACAGGATCCATTTTAATGATCTGACAGGCCACTACATCATACTATTACAAAAGTAA
- a CDS encoding TetR/AcrR family transcriptional regulator: protein MGISERRQRQKDEVKNDIICTAWQMVKKEGWQSLSIRKIADAIEYSVPVIYDHFENKDAILLEFSKKGFTLLSGKIIEARDRHKEPEKQIKAMADAYWDFAMNNVEHYQLMFGIGMPCCEIAKAMPEQQKFRNLVMEPIEVLIKRSKRTDINPCMKYHTFWSVMHGLISIKIIGNSVIDQELNKMVLDDAIEGYIKNLS, encoded by the coding sequence ATGGGAATATCAGAGCGCAGGCAAAGACAGAAGGATGAAGTTAAGAATGATATTATTTGTACGGCATGGCAAATGGTAAAAAAGGAGGGATGGCAGTCGCTATCCATTCGTAAAATTGCCGATGCGATAGAATACAGTGTGCCGGTGATATACGATCATTTCGAGAACAAAGATGCCATCCTTCTCGAATTCAGTAAAAAAGGCTTCACTCTGTTATCCGGTAAGATTATAGAAGCAAGAGATCGTCATAAAGAACCTGAAAAGCAAATAAAGGCTATGGCTGATGCTTACTGGGACTTTGCGATGAATAATGTAGAACACTATCAGCTGATGTTTGGTATCGGTATGCCATGTTGTGAAATAGCAAAAGCAATGCCCGAGCAGCAGAAATTCAGGAACCTCGTCATGGAGCCGATTGAAGTCCTGATAAAGAGGAGTAAGCGAACCGATATTAATCCTTGTATGAAGTATCATACATTTTGGTCGGTGATGCATGGTCTTATTTCTATTAAAATAATTGGCAATTCAGTGATCGACCAGGAACTGAATAAGATGGTTTTGGATGACGCTATTGAAGGATATATTAAAAACCTCAGCTAG
- a CDS encoding alpha-amylase family glycosyl hydrolase: protein MNTIKLLTLSLLLCSVGACSKDDDTGSWPQIPNEEVSPISPNNRVVYEVNLRNYSAEGNFKGLEQDLPRLRELGIDILWLMPVHPIGVKNRIGTKGSPYSVKDYKAINPDYGTADDFKSLVKAAHASGMEIWMDWVANHTAWDHPWATSNLAYYAVKDGRRPYSPEGWADVAQLDYKNKELRAAMIDAMSYWVREFDIDGYRCDAATYVPLTFWKEARAVIDPLKKITWLCEGENPAYMQVFDYDYAWDFNNRLNAFGESNNVKQLVSDCNKLASNNTYADKGRMVYLTNHDLNNDTGSEQQRYGANLLPLTVLYFTVYDMPLIYNGQEVGMNKRMNLFEVSPVEWKPVNETLNTLLKRLTQLKRTQPALEDGANRGTLKVYPTNNDQVFVYSRKRGTNEVLIMLNLSPHPVSFSFSNTTPQYTMFDYLGQGSVSFSLQSELSLPANGYAVYVSK from the coding sequence ATGAATACTATTAAATTATTGACATTGAGCCTGCTGCTCTGCTCCGTTGGCGCATGCAGCAAAGACGACGATACAGGGAGCTGGCCTCAAATTCCAAATGAAGAAGTGAGCCCAATAAGCCCGAATAATCGTGTGGTTTATGAAGTAAACCTTCGAAATTACTCAGCAGAAGGGAACTTTAAGGGGCTTGAGCAAGATCTTCCGCGGCTGAGAGAGTTGGGCATTGATATTCTATGGCTGATGCCGGTTCATCCGATAGGTGTTAAAAACAGGATTGGTACAAAGGGAAGCCCTTATTCTGTAAAGGATTATAAGGCAATTAATCCGGATTACGGGACAGCAGATGATTTCAAATCGCTTGTTAAGGCTGCACATGCATCCGGAATGGAAATCTGGATGGATTGGGTTGCTAATCATACTGCCTGGGATCATCCCTGGGCGACTTCAAATCTTGCCTACTATGCGGTGAAGGACGGTCGGCGACCTTATTCACCCGAAGGATGGGCCGATGTCGCCCAGCTTGACTATAAAAATAAAGAGCTCCGCGCTGCAATGATCGACGCCATGAGCTATTGGGTGAGGGAGTTTGATATTGATGGGTATCGTTGCGATGCTGCGACCTACGTTCCGCTAACATTCTGGAAGGAAGCGAGGGCGGTCATTGATCCACTAAAAAAGATAACATGGTTATGCGAGGGGGAAAATCCAGCATATATGCAGGTATTTGACTATGACTACGCCTGGGACTTTAACAACCGTCTGAATGCCTTTGGTGAAAGCAATAATGTTAAACAGCTTGTAAGCGATTGCAATAAACTGGCTTCAAACAATACATATGCTGACAAAGGGAGGATGGTTTACCTTACCAATCACGATCTCAATAATGACACCGGTTCTGAACAACAACGTTACGGGGCTAATCTGCTTCCTCTCACCGTTTTGTATTTTACAGTGTATGATATGCCTTTAATCTACAATGGGCAGGAGGTAGGAATGAACAAACGTATGAACCTGTTTGAAGTATCGCCTGTAGAATGGAAGCCAGTGAATGAAACTTTGAACACCTTGCTTAAGAGACTTACGCAGTTGAAAAGGACGCAGCCAGCTCTTGAAGACGGTGCAAACCGGGGTACGCTCAAGGTTTATCCCACTAATAATGATCAGGTATTTGTGTACTCGAGGAAACGTGGCACTAACGAGGTGCTGATCATGCTTAACCTGTCACCCCATCCTGTAAGCTTTTCTTTTAGCAATACAACACCGCAATATACAATGTTTGATTATTTAGGCCAGGGAAGCGTGTCCTTTTCATTGCAGAGTGAGCTAAGCCTGCCGGCGAACGGCTATGCCGTTTACGTTAGTAAGTAG